CTTCAGACAGTCTTAGGGTGTCCTGTGATCCGAAAAAAagtcatgaatacatttttcaccCAACTATACAATCTAAGCTGTGGTTTTGAATTTGTACAGATGTTACAAGCAATAGTATAACGTCCAAGAAAGTTCCTATAAGATataaaacacatatacacatatgaGGATAACTTACTCAGCCCACTGAATAAAGCTGATACCACCAGCTGGTCCTGTGGTCATCCATCCTTCTCATCTGGTCTGGATCTTCTCTGTCGTCATGGAAATCAGCGATGTAGAGGCCTCGGTCCTCCGCGTGTTCACTTCTCACGGGGTTTCTCAAGTTGATGCATGGCCTGTAAAGACATATGCAACAGGGTAAGTGATATAAACAATCTTTAAAAGACTGGTGACTGAGATTAAGGCGTGCATGTGCCATTGTGTTTTTACTTACCTTAAAGCTCAATCATCTAAACCTTCTAGAGAACAGCATGGTGAAATTTGAGAAATTTGAGTGCaatatcttgcccaaggacactcgGACAAGCAGCTGGAGCAGAGGATCAGACCACCGACCCTCCAGTTGGTGGAGGACCTGTTCTAGCACCTAAACCACAGTCGCCCCCAAAGCACTAAAAGAAAGCTGCTCATTTAAGGATTTGTTTTTCCAGTCCTGCAGCAAACAGGCCTCATATGGGTCGCTGTCATCATGCTCAAAACGAGCCACCCATAATCTCCAGAATGCAGTGGATGCATGGTCAGAAGTTGGAGCGGACTCCCTGCAGCTCTCTTAAGTGCTCCTGTACGTGGAGGATCCGAGGCCGGAAGTTGAGGGAGCTGCGTCCTCGTAGTGCTCGTCACTGTTCCACTGCTGCCTCTTCGCACTTCCCCGGTCCTCGTCACTTTCACTGCTGCTTCTATTCCAAGTCCCGAGGTTGAGGAAGCAGGCTCTTCCCACCGTGGGAAAACTGGGGATGTAACTTCTGGAGATGAAGAAATGTTCAGAGGAACATGAAGACGAGAAGCAGCATCAGGAGGATACTGTTCTCTCCATCCCGGCTGAAGAAATCCTTGGCGGAGCAGCTggccatcatcttcatcactgccAGCAGAAGCCTCCTCTTCATCGTCATACATGGACTCATAACCAGAATCTTCACTGCTGCCCGAGTCCCAGTCTTCCTCTGAGTCTTCATCGCCAAAGTCTCCATCTTCGGAGTCTTCATCATCAAAGTCTTCATCATCGAAGT
This genomic interval from Acanthopagrus latus isolate v.2019 chromosome 24, fAcaLat1.1, whole genome shotgun sequence contains the following:
- the LOC119015484 gene encoding aspartate and glycine-rich protein-like isoform X2 — translated: MPYSITVGVDNIPEHPAVGVFPEFIGPFDSDEEDVPNHFSSDEDGVDEAEVGIVDILGEDQLPESDEADHEDSDDKDLDYEDSDDEDSDDEDSDDEDDFDDEEFDDEDFDDEDFDDEDSEDGDFGDEDSEEDWDSGSSEDSGYESMYDDEEEASAGSDEDDGQLLRQGFLQPGWREQYPPDAASRLHVPLNISSSPEVTSPVFPRWEEPASSTSGLGIEAAVKVTRTGEVRRGSSGTVTSTTRTQLPQLPASDPPRTGALKRAAGSPLQLLTMHPLHSGDYGWLVLSMMTATHMRPVCCRTGKTNP
- the LOC119015484 gene encoding myelin transcription factor 1-like protein isoform X1 produces the protein MTSRHLDQEGHLPTGVSPEPFGHPAIGVDNIPEHPAVGVFPEFIGPFDSDEEDVPNHFSSDEDGVDEAEVGIVDILGEDQLPESDEADHEDSDDKDLDYEDSDDEDSDDEDSDDEDDFDDEEFDDEDFDDEDFDDEDSEDGDFGDEDSEEDWDSGSSEDSGYESMYDDEEEASAGSDEDDGQLLRQGFLQPGWREQYPPDAASRLHVPLNISSSPEVTSPVFPRWEEPASSTSGLGIEAAVKVTRTGEVRRGSSGTVTSTTRTQLPQLPASDPPRTGALKRAAGSPLQLLTMHPLHSGDYGWLVLSMMTATHMRPVCCRTGKTNP